Genomic segment of Dromiciops gliroides isolate mDroGli1 chromosome 3, mDroGli1.pri, whole genome shotgun sequence:
ttgaactcaggtcctcctgattccagggccggtgttctatccactgcgccacctagctgcccctgtgtgttttttttaagttcgttcttgttaaaataaatcttgttctgttttgagggaggcggccggtttccttccttgccccaatattgtggtgagctgcttagctagcactccccaattaaaaattggtccccacagtttatatatatataatatatatatatatatatatcttttacatatatgcatatgtgcatatatatgtatacacactcacACGTATATAATATAGTGATGTTTGTGGTATGGTTCCAACTTGtttttaagaattgttggaccaatccacatctccaccaacaatgaattaatgtgcCTGTCCTCTCACAACCCTTCCAGTGAtgtccattttcctcttttgcaatCTCTGTTTGGTGGGATGTAGAACCtcagtgttattttatttttttcatttcttttattagtgatttggagctttttttcttctccaaatatACTTCTGGAGCAACAACCAATGTATGTTGTTGATAGCTTGTGTTCTTCAATCAAGAATTGCCTTTTCATGTCTGTTGACCTCctttattggagaatggctattgttctcattttttttatttatccatttatttatccatccatctatctatctatttgcttatttattcattcatctacttattcacttatttatttatctatctatccatttatttatttaaagctttatttggaattttatttttccccaattacatgtaaaaacaaattttaacatcaattttttggggggcagggcaatgagggttaagtgacttgccaagggtcacacagctagtaagtgtcaaatgtctgaggctggatttgaactcaggtcctcctgaatccagggccagtgctttatccactgtgccacctagctagatttttaaacctttgtgttccaaattctcttcctccctccccccaagaactcaagcaattcaatataagttatacttgtgtagtcatgcaaaacatttccacattagtcaggtttatatagaaaaaaaaactttagaaaaaaggaactaacaaaaaaaattatgcttcaatctgtattcagataccataaattctttctctgtcaatggactgcatttttataagtccttcagagttgtcttggatcattgtattgttgaaaataactaagtcattcacggctgatcatcttacaatattgctgatatttgtatacagtacatttcactttgcatcagctcatgtaagtctttccaggtttttctgatagcattctgctcatcatttcttatagcacaatggtgttacattataatctcatcccacaatttgttcatattatgattttcctgcatcactctaatttctctttccattttttactatacctctctttttttttttttgcggggcaatgggggttaagtgacttgcccagggtcacacagctagtaagtgtcaagtgtctgaggccggatttgaactcaggtactcctgaatccagggccggtgctttatccactgtgccccctagccgccccctatacctctcttactttattttctaaatccctcttgagcacttctatggccttctatttttttgggaagctttggatgtaggagctttgactttgttatctttttgtgagggtgtattttgatcttccttgacaccatagaaactttctagggtcaacatttttttctatttgctcattttcccagcctgtttcttgacttttaactacttAAAGTGGGtccctgcttccaggatgcactgttccaagcttcagggggtccaacgtggtatgatttaaggagaggcatgtttaccactcccctggcctgtgttctgaTCTGCAAGTAACCACAGGACTGCTTGCCCTCTACTCCAGAACAGAATCCTGTTCCACTGTAtctgcaagctctggtgtactTGTGTTCCTCCCCTGCTTAGGCCACCACCCAAGATTGTGACCCATatctgagcatgggcaaaacaacagagtcctgcctcagcactAGTAAAGAGACCCATGAAATCTCCCCCTGTCCAACTGCTTGACCCCTtcactgtctgtgggctgaaGTCCAGAAGCAGCTGTTGCTGTAGTTGATTCAAAGGCTCCTGAAGCCTGGCtctctggggctgggtctgcGTTTCACTCTCAGGCTGGTACAAccgacctttcctgctgaccttttaagtcatatttggctggaaaatgacctcatcccatctttttgtgggttctgttgctccaggaattgtcatgacattatttgaaggtatttggaggggtcttggggagagctcaatgaagtcactgactttcctctgccatcttggctcctataTTTATACCAActtcctatatatcttggatataatATAGAAGTATTATTCTTAATTATCATGtgcattcttttttcattttccccccttttctgctTTACtaaaaactccttgaggaaaggaactATGTGTTattcctctttctatctccttTATGCCTGGCATCATGCTTTGAACATTGAAGGCATGCAATAtacattgaatgaataaatgaataaagcagCCTCCATATAAGAAGACTCTGCTTCAAGCTGAGAATTACAGAGAATATATAACCCTGTTTTGTTATTGAAGGGGAGATAATACACTACTACACAATTAACAGCCAACACCACCTTATCCTTCGCTATTATTGCCATAGGGTACCACAGTGCTCCTTTAGAATCATCCATTGGTGATGTTGAAGAAGTGATTCAGTACTCTGCATTTTTCTTGCTTAGCCAAGGCATTGTTTATTACTTGCACCTGCAAGGGAAAGAATAGGCTACAAACACATTAACATGTTATAGCCAAGATCTTCACTTAGTTAAacaatatttgaatattttaccTTCTTTTGAAGTGAGTTAGGTAGATAAATAAGGTAAGTATCAACTTAGAAGATGTGTAGGTAACTAGTAACATATTAGCCGGTGTTTTTGCTggattatatacattttttttttttgcgggccagtgggggttaagtgacttgcccagggtcacacagctagtaagtgtcaaatgtctgaggtcggatttgaactcaggtactcctgaatccagggccagtgctttatctattgcgccacctacccgccccataaacatttcttaaaaaggATAACTTTTACTTAGGTTTATGGTAGATTATTTCATAGTGATAGATATGCAAAAAGAGCATCAATAGATTTGTTTAAATatgctcagaagaaaaaaatgcagaataGAAACACAAATAGGGCAGTTTTGttattactttgttaaatatatcTGTATGTCTGCATATATGcttcttaagaaataaaatatgtaagaaaagttcagtttctttttttttttttcggggcaatgggggttaagtgatttgcccagggtcgcacagctagtaagtgtcaagtgtctgaggctggatttgaactcaggtactcctgactccagggccggtgctttatccactgcgccacctagccgcccccaaagttcagtttcatatagaatcttctttctttttcttctttgcatatTGAAATAATTGCTTTGAGGATTaagttttcaaaaaataaaattaaacttcaacaataataacaatcagAATATGTATCAACAAGTTGAGCAAGGGAAAAGTTTACCaggggaaacattttttatatacTTCTCTTTTAAGGTAGCAAGTTATATTATACCCATAGACCTTATCAGTAATGTCAagtttagtaataataatgatagttaacatttatgtagcacttacaatatgccaaacattgtgctacatactttacaaatgttatctcatttggtcctcacaataattctgggaggtaggtgctattattaccctgtattacagttgaggaaactgaggcaaacaagagggtaattgatttgtccagggacacatagctagtaagtaactaaggttagatttgaactcaggtcttcctgactctaaacccagcactttatctactgcattacCTAAATGCACCGTTTTATAGATGCGTAACATAACAATGTAAAGGCCTAGAATTCATATTCTCTAGAgataaacctctgtttgccatcCCATTCTATATGATTGGTGTTTATGCTGATCAGAGGTAGCTTTCTTGTCAGTTTGTTTATGCATAATCTGAAGCTGCAGCTTGTTCAAAAGTTGTCACTTAAAGCCATGCCGTAGGAATATTAGATGAAGGAATAAACAGTGTTTAGCATTGAGAATAGAAGTCCTTTTagggggattgggggggggagagaaatgtAAGTCATGATAAAGTTAATTAGAATTTGGGGAGCTATgtggaaaagaaattagatttattttgtatattagagggtggaacaatgggtagaaattatTGAGAGAGAGATTTTGCTTCCATACATAAGGACAAAATTACTAGTGATTAGAGCTGCCTAAAAATAGAAAGGGTTTGTTTATTCTGTGGTGAGTTcctcatcactggaggtctttgagcAGAACCTGCAATGCATGCTTGCTGGAGATATTTTTGAATGGCTTCATGAAATGGACAGTGGCTATATGAGATAATTTCTAAAGCTTTGTCTGACTCTGGAATTCTATCATTCCCTAAATAATAGCtttgaaagtttctttaaaaatcactGGAGTATATGGTAGGAATAACAGGTGTGTGATCTGCAGATCAGACTTGCTCTCAACCATTCCTGGAATGGATTTGAATATCTGTGTAGTGGTTCAATGAACTGTTAAAATCTAAAACTATGGAGGAGGGAGATACTTTAAACTCTTCTCAAAGCCACCAGAGACTTGCGTGTTTAAATGGGAGCAaggagaataatgtttttttccctttgagcaGGAGCAGAATAGTTTTGGGCCTGGCTTCTCTACCATATTGCTAGCAGTAAATGTAGGGTATACATGTTTCCTGATATTCTCCTGGGAGCCCAGCTAAGAACTTTTATCTATCACTTTTCTATCCCTCTCTAACAGTCACAGAGAAATTCACTGGAAATGGAGTAAGTATAAAGAATTCCTatagaaatagaattttttttgatTCAGGTAcagacttttttaaaatttgtggggcaataggggttaattgacttgcctggggtcacagagctagtaagtgtcaagtgtctgaggccggatttgaactcaggtcctcctgaatccagggctggtgctttaccactgcaccacctagctgcccccaggtacagacttaaggaaaaaaggaggaaggagacaaaAGATGCTTTCACCTCTTCTTCCCTGGGGGATGTACAATCTTGTGCAGCAAAAAGTTTGAGTATAAAGTTAAACCTCAAAGGAGCTTCACAGTCCAGAGTGTAAACACTACCAATAATCTCTATTCCCTCTGCTTTAATATGGATATCCTTTGGGAGTGTCTGTTAGTGCAGTTTTGAGGTCTCTGAGATCTTCATACTACAATTAAATTTCTTTGCATCCTATCAGTTGTTGACTCTAGCAACATGACtagttttgtttcatttcctgAAGCTGGAGAGAACCTTCTGTGCCTTTGCCTAGTCTGAAATTGTGGCTATTCTATCAGAAATTCTCCCCAAACTGCATGAATGAGGTCCATGGTCCAGGAATCTCAGCTAGAAACAGAACATAATATTCTGTTACCATCACATCATTAAAACCATGGAAAAACTTTGGGACTCTGtgaggaaagattaaaaaaggCCCAATGCTGACATCTTCAGGTAGAAGTAAGGTGGGTTTCAGACTAATTCCCTATCTTTCTCCTTCTAAACCCATATTGTGAGATCCTACAGCACTGAAAAAAGGCAGGAGGAACTGCTTAGATTGTGTTATTTAATGGGTTATGGTAGATCAAGTTCTGAAGACTCTATGGAGAGAGATCCAAGCTTCCCTTTTTGACTTTTTAATCACAGAGCAACTCATatactgtttccttttctccaaaATGGTGCCACAGCTTTTGGTCCCCACTCTAGTAGAGTCAAGCATAAGAGAGGTGATGAGCTCTGGGTAGAGTCTCACCACTTTACAGTAGCTGGACTGGAAGGGTACCATTGTCTCTTCAATTAGTGATCTAGCATCCTAAGACCTCATTCTGGAGTCAGgcttatctccttttttttttttttaacaatttgtcTCAAAAAATTTGTTACAGAGAATAATTAGAGTCACTGGTTATCTTGGTGGTAGCCATAGTAGACCCAATAGAGGGGCAGATGGGATCTGAGCAGTGGTGTACTTGTATaagtttaacaaccagttctctaaAAAGTAGCCaggacacactttaaagtttaatctgcattattaacactttcttcatcattttcttaaaccTAGACAGTCAACAAGAGAATGAATCAAGTCTTGATTTCTAACTCTTGCCCATTTCTGATGTGttaatgttcacactgaaaatttaacaataagttCTGGTGATCTGGTTCAAGCTGATTCTAGTATAACCCATTTCCAAGATTGATTTCTCTTCTTGTAAATGGACAATAGAGCGAGAGACAACTAGGCAACTCTCTTATGTGATCTTTTTTCTCTCCACAGATTCTTCTCTGAGGAGAATGGGCACAGGAAATGACACCTCAGACACAGACACCTCAGTTTCTGAATTTATCCTTGTTGGTTTAACAGACGAACCAGAGCTCCagctccctctcttcttcctgttcCTTGGGATATATGTAGTCACTGTGGTGGGGAACCTGGGCTTGATTGTTTTGATTGGTCTTAATTCTCATCTTCATACCCCCATGTACTATTTCCTCTTCAATCTGTCCTTTGTAGATCTCTGTTACTCCTCATCTATTATTCCTAAGATGCTTGTGAACTTTGCGTCAGAGAAAAATATCATCTCCTATTCAGGGTGCATGgctcagttatttttcttttgtttctttgtagttTCAGAGTCCTTCCTTCTGTCAGCCATGGCGTATGATCGTTATGTTGCTATCTGTAAGCCACTGCTTTACAACATCACTATGTCCTATCAGGTCTGCTCTCTGCTAGCATTTAGTGCCTATGTGATGGGATTTTCTGGTGCCATGCCCCACACAGGAAGCATGCTGAGACTGTCTTTTTGCAGCAACAACATCATCAATCACTATATGTGTGACATACTCCCTCTCCTGGAGCTCTCCTGTACTAGCACCTATATCAATGAGTTGGTTGTTTTCATTGTTGTGGGCATTGACATTGGAGTCCCCACTGTCACCATCTTTATCTCTTATGCTTTAATACTTTCTAGCATTCTCCATATTAGCTCCACAGAGGGCAGGTCCAAAGCCTTCAGCACCTGCAGCTCCCATATAAttgctgtttctcttttttttgggtcTGGTGCTTTCATGTACCTCAAACCTTCTTCTCTTCTATCCATGAGCCAAGGGAAAGTATCCTCTGTTTTCTACACCATTGTGGTGCCCATGCTGAACCCCCTGATCTACAGCCTGAGGAACAAGGATGTAAAATTGGCCATGAGGAAAATCCTAAGCAGGAGAATATTCTGAATCAGGATTAGCGTCAACAAGGGGACTCAAGGTTCCATTTTCTTTACTGGAAATCTTTTGTGGAGACTCTTAactcaaattcttttcctttacaGAGGAAGGGAACATCAGTCTCTACTCTCAAACAGGTCCATCTCTGCCTTAATTAATAGTAATAAGAACTAACATTTACATGACACTTATCATATACTagaaactgtgctaagaactttataaatattatctctgatACTCACAAtgattctgagaggtaggtgctattattatccgcattttatagttgaggaaactgaagcaaagagaggtgtaagtgacttgcccatgatcacacagctagtgagtatctgaagtaaaatttggactcaggtcttcctgactacaggcctggcactctatctactgtgccatatagctgttcaaattaaattcttattttatgaaaagattttacaaaaatatttttttaacagtATGCTTCCCTAAAGGATTGAATTCTTACTCCAGTCCCCAAAAATGCATGCAACTCTTTAGAAAAAGGCCCATGTGAAAACATATCTCATACTTTGAAAGAAGTTTTTCTATGGGTTTCTTTCTATTTGTTGAAGACACCACCCTCCCAATTCTTTATTCTCTCTCATCAGGGAACTTGGCTAATTAAGTGGTATAGGAATAAATGATGGAAAGCAAatgaagtggaggggaaggggctCAGAGGAGGTTCAGGGGGACTGTGTTGTTGTAAGAGCAGGCCCTCAATAAAATGTTGTCTTTGATACCAACAACCACTTCTGTTACTACAAAGGTGTGGTCTAGGGATAAGAATTGGCAGTTGTCATATTCTTCCCCTAAACATGTGTCTCTATCTTCTATTGCCCCCTTCCTTTGTGTTTTTCATTTGTCCATCAGAAGATCTTGTCCTTCAAATGAAAATCAGTAGGCAAAGTTCTCAAACTGGCAATACTCGAAGTTAGGGAATCCTGTTCAGGATATGTAATTCAAGGAAAGAGTAATTAGTACAAATTGCCACAGGACATGAAATTAGATGTTAAAAGACTGATTAACTGTGTTAGATTAGTTCTCACATACACTAGTACAAAATGAAACATTCAGACATTCATTTATACTTTTAGATGCTCCATTCTTATCTTTCTGGTGGTGACTTGATATGGAGAGTGGAGATGAGGATAAATCTTAGAGACATCACAGAGAAATGGGGGAGTTACAGAGCTTTCAATAGTGTCAGAAAAGTAAGGAGCATGGGGCACTGTGGGGTATAGAGAGAGCAGGTGGTGTCTTGTGCTGCATATGGGACATTCTCATGGGATGCTACCGTGACATGAGCTGCTGGAAGCAGCTGAATTGAGTGGCAGCTGATTGCACTGGTATTTCTGTTATGGTATTTAGGGAAGTCAGATAGTAGGAATGGGGCTAGTGCAACATCAATCAAACCAGgatttgtctctttctctctctgggagGAGTGTATGGCAAAAGAGAGTGGTGTGAATATAAGCAGAGAGGCCAATTATGACTAGGATATGGTGTGTAGCAGCTGCACCTTATGTCTTTCCCTTATGTCTGTCATTGGTTCATCAGAATATATCACTGTATGGGGTCCTGAGTATTTTTTCTCTTATGCCTTAATTGTGGTGACTGAAAGTGTTCACAGTGGGTCGTCCTCCTCTAAGGCCACACATGTCTTGACCAGGAATGGAAGAATAAGCAAAAGATGTCTATATGAAGTATACTTGCTAAGCTTACTCTTTCTCATCCCTAGAAAAGGGGATTCTTTACTGCAGGCATTGAGATATATCAAAGAACTTTTGTTGTATACAGGTTGCAATTTCCCTAGAATTCCATTTCactgtgtatatttttaaaaaagttaccaTAAGGAATTGTTCAAGGCTGGTGCAATCACAGCCTTATTTGAGACTTCTCTCTCCTTCTATGATATGCTATGCTATTCTCAGGCTGCGTGTGGAATTTTCCTTTGCCATAACTGTCTCAAACAGAGGGGGATCCTGCATCTTCAGTCATAATGTATTGTTCTAAGGCCTGGTGAGATTATTTCCTTGTCAGCtgagtgatttatttttttcttatttggtgTAGCCTTTAATCCTTTTAATTTCCTAGCAGTGCAGTAATTTTCACAGGTAGCTTTCAGTGGATGGGGCCCAGAActggagaagaagagggaaaacagACTAGATTTCTATTGGAGAATCTCACAGTTCTTTTATTCGCCCCAATATTCTCTCTAAAATATAGGCTCTtcttttaacatcaatattattttgGTGATACTATATAGCTATGAGTcatgaaatattatattcttaCAAAGAATCACCCAAAAGACAATGGAGAGTACATGGTGGCCATGAGAAGTCTATAGCATATTACAAATGAGACATTCTTCAGAAGAAGCAATTCATAGAAACATATTACTGGGAAAAAAGATGAGATAGTCACATAGGGAGAGAAATGGGATAATCGATGGACAGCACACGTGCTCCATTAATATCCATatgattttaagaaaatgaaaaggccTTCAGTGTGTTGAGCCCAGGTACTATATCAGCTTTTTGTCTTTCTAGTCCCAGCACtgagaacagtgcctggcacataacaggtccTTGATAAATAAttcttgactgattgattggAAGCACTTTCTATGCAacgatttatgggaggacatgggcAACAGTCTTACAAGTTTGGTAGGTGTGAATGGACAGACTttgatctgcatcattgg
This window contains:
- the LOC122751414 gene encoding olfactory receptor 145 isoform X2, which translates into the protein MHHTSVSEFILVGLTDEPELQLPLFFLFLGIYVVTVVGNLGLIVLIGLNSHLHTPMYYFLFNLSFVDLCYSSSIIPKMLVNFASEKNIISYSGCMAQLFFFCFFVVSESFLLSAMAYDRYVAICKPLLYNITMSYQVCSLLAFSAYVMGFSGAMPHTGSMLRLSFCSNNIINHYMCDILPLLELSCTSTYINELVVFIVVGIDIGVPTVTIFISYALILSSILHISSTEGRSKAFSTCSSHIIAVSLFFGSGAFMYLKPSSLLSMSQGKVSSVFYTIVVPMLNPLIYSLRNKDVKLAMRKILSRRIF
- the LOC122751414 gene encoding olfactory receptor 145 isoform X1; this encodes MNEVHDTSVSEFILVGLTDEPELQLPLFFLFLGIYVVTVVGNLGLIVLIGLNSHLHTPMYYFLFNLSFVDLCYSSSIIPKMLVNFASEKNIISYSGCMAQLFFFCFFVVSESFLLSAMAYDRYVAICKPLLYNITMSYQVCSLLAFSAYVMGFSGAMPHTGSMLRLSFCSNNIINHYMCDILPLLELSCTSTYINELVVFIVVGIDIGVPTVTIFISYALILSSILHISSTEGRSKAFSTCSSHIIAVSLFFGSGAFMYLKPSSLLSMSQGKVSSVFYTIVVPMLNPLIYSLRNKDVKLAMRKILSRRIF
- the LOC122751414 gene encoding olfactory receptor 145 isoform X3, whose translation is MGTGNDTSDTDTSVSEFILVGLTDEPELQLPLFFLFLGIYVVTVVGNLGLIVLIGLNSHLHTPMYYFLFNLSFVDLCYSSSIIPKMLVNFASEKNIISYSGCMAQLFFFCFFVVSESFLLSAMAYDRYVAICKPLLYNITMSYQVCSLLAFSAYVMGFSGAMPHTGSMLRLSFCSNNIINHYMCDILPLLELSCTSTYINELVVFIVVGIDIGVPTVTIFISYALILSSILHISSTEGRSKAFSTCSSHIIAVSLFFGSGAFMYLKPSSLLSMSQGKVSSVFYTIVVPMLNPLIYSLRNKDVKLAMRKILSRRIF